A genomic stretch from Setaria viridis chromosome 1, Setaria_viridis_v4.0, whole genome shotgun sequence includes:
- the LOC140221640 gene encoding uncharacterized protein — MSSASNFNLRSILDREKLNGTNFVDWNRNLRIVLRQEKKEYVLDTPYPEEPKNVAHTTSAYRAYVKRTDDAVDVQCLMLACMKSELQKQFESTILYDMIVGLHGMFENQARVDRFNTSKVLFGCKLAEGAPVSPHVIKMIGYIESLQRLSFPLNDDLATDVILQSLPASFEPLILNYHMNGLKKSLTELHGMLKMVDASLRKTPGHVMTVQKIKKRKRSAKAKKPAESGTFGQASKAKEK, encoded by the coding sequence ATGTCGAGTGCATCAAACTTCAATTTGCGATCGATCCTAGATAGAGAAAAGCTAAATGGAACAAACTTTGTTGATTGGAATCggaacctgagaattgttctcaggcaAGAGAAAAAAGAGTACGTTCTCGATACGCCTTACCCAGAAGAGCCTAAGAATGTCGCGCACACCACTAGTGCATATCGTGCTTATGTGAAGCGTACTGATGATGCAGTGGATGTGCAGTGCctgatgcttgcttgcatgaagTCTGAGCTGCAGAAGCAATTTGAGAGCACTATCCtgtacgatatgatcgtggggTTACATGGCATGTTTGAAAACCAGGCAAGGGTTGACAGGTTTAATACCTCAAAAGTCCTATTTGGTTGCAAGCTTGCTGAAGGTGCTCCAGTCAGCCCTCATGTGATTAAGATGATTGGGTACATTGAGAGCTTGCAGAGACTGAGTTTTCCCCTAAATGACGATCTTGCCACCGATGTGATACTGCAGTCCCTGCCTGCTAGCTTTGAACCGTTAATCCTAAACTATCACatgaatggtttgaagaaatCGCTGACTGAGTTGCATGGGATGCTTAAGATGGTAGATGCGAGTCTTAGGAAGACTCCTGGTCATGTGATGACAGTCCAGAAGATTAAGAAGCGTAAGCGCTCAGCGAAGGCTAAGAAACCTGCCGAAAGTGGGACTTTCGGGCAGGCGTCCAAggccaaagaaaaataa